From Acidimicrobiales bacterium, one genomic window encodes:
- a CDS encoding HAD family phosphatase, whose protein sequence is MIEAVCWDVGGVFSGRPVDAIADVAAEYDIDADAVFAAIFGPYHLDGDHSWHRLERGEMALSDAWGDVEAAIAEFGVELSLADFFRRFGNDPHDRAVVTETVRDLHGQGIAMGIITNNVKEFSDSATGGWRSIVPIELMSVVIDSSAVGLRKPDPAIYHHTLSELGVAPGNAVFLDDMAANVDAAVAIGMHGIVVEADPAPAMTELRALVERLS, encoded by the coding sequence ATGATCGAAGCCGTGTGTTGGGACGTGGGCGGGGTGTTCTCGGGTCGACCGGTCGACGCCATCGCCGACGTGGCCGCCGAGTACGACATCGACGCCGACGCGGTGTTCGCCGCGATCTTCGGGCCGTACCATCTCGACGGCGATCACTCATGGCACCGCCTCGAACGCGGTGAGATGGCGTTGTCCGATGCCTGGGGTGACGTCGAGGCGGCCATTGCCGAGTTCGGTGTCGAACTCAGCCTCGCCGACTTCTTCCGCCGTTTCGGCAACGACCCACACGACCGCGCGGTGGTCACCGAGACCGTGCGTGACCTGCACGGACAGGGCATCGCCATGGGCATCATCACGAACAACGTCAAGGAGTTCTCCGACTCGGCGACCGGTGGCTGGCGATCCATCGTGCCGATCGAGCTCATGTCCGTCGTGATCGACTCGTCCGCGGTGGGTCTGCGCAAGCCGGACCCCGCCATCTACCACCACACGCTGTCGGAACTCGGCGTCGCGCCGGGCAATGCCGTGTTCCTCGACGACATGGCGGCCAACGTGGACGCGGCGGTCGCCATCGGCATGCACGGCATCGTGGTCGAGGCCGATCCCGCCCCGGCGATGACGGAGTTGCGAGCGCTGGTCGAGCGTCTCAGCTGA
- a CDS encoding PASTA domain-containing protein yields MPIHDSDAEIGRVLGGRYRIIAPIGVGASARVFLADDITLRRRVAVKVLHEALAGDDAFLRRFRAEAQSAASLNHPHVLGVYDWGHDEVPYLVSEYLGGGSLQSMLDAGKELTISQGLLVGLEAARGLEYAHAEGLVHRDIKPANLLFGEGGRLRIADFGLARALAEAGWTEPDGSMVGTARYAAPEQARGERVGPPADVYALALLVNEAVSGELPFTADTTIGTLMARAETPFEPHPDLGPLGATLRRAGALDPAERPTAGEFVRGFMAAAEDLPRPGVLPLVGPVVDDDGGGGDRTQLVPELPDPGVSGPGVAAPAEEDESGLRWPWLALAVLVLLAGTVGAVIAFQNSRAITHEVPELVGGTAEEAAAIAIENDWVLVQQDIRLDGTTAGEVLETDPVAGTDLEEGEFFEITVSLGEELIFVPNLVGQSEDDAAARLEAANLVVGDVTYEESESIPAGNVIRVLLEPGQTEAEPGEAIDLVVSEGPMSRSVPEVPESGLLEDARTALLNLRLVPAEQTEFSADVPEDQVIRFEPSSGAVAEVDEVVTIFISLGPEPVEVPLLAGAGFAEAEQELRALGFEVEVEGNTALPVLFTSPRAGESHLPGTTITVYTEEP; encoded by the coding sequence ATGCCCATCCACGACTCCGACGCCGAGATCGGTCGCGTACTCGGCGGCCGCTACCGCATCATCGCCCCGATCGGGGTGGGGGCGTCCGCGCGGGTGTTCCTGGCCGACGACATCACCCTTCGGCGACGGGTGGCCGTGAAGGTGTTGCACGAGGCGTTGGCCGGCGATGACGCCTTCCTGCGTCGGTTCCGCGCCGAGGCCCAGTCGGCCGCGTCGCTCAACCATCCCCACGTTCTCGGCGTCTATGACTGGGGCCATGACGAGGTGCCCTACCTCGTGAGCGAGTATCTGGGTGGCGGCAGCCTGCAGTCGATGCTCGACGCGGGCAAGGAACTCACCATCTCGCAGGGTCTGCTCGTCGGGCTCGAAGCGGCCCGCGGCCTCGAGTACGCCCACGCCGAAGGTCTCGTGCATCGCGACATCAAGCCGGCCAACCTGCTCTTCGGCGAGGGCGGTCGGCTCCGTATCGCCGACTTCGGGTTGGCCCGGGCGCTGGCCGAGGCCGGCTGGACCGAACCCGACGGGTCGATGGTCGGCACCGCCCGCTACGCGGCACCCGAGCAGGCCCGGGGCGAACGGGTCGGGCCGCCGGCCGACGTCTATGCACTGGCTCTGCTGGTCAACGAGGCCGTGAGCGGCGAACTGCCGTTCACCGCCGACACCACCATCGGCACGCTCATGGCCCGGGCAGAGACCCCGTTCGAGCCGCATCCCGATCTCGGACCACTCGGTGCGACCCTACGCAGGGCCGGCGCTCTCGACCCTGCCGAGCGCCCCACGGCCGGTGAGTTCGTCCGCGGCTTCATGGCCGCGGCCGAGGACCTGCCGCGGCCAGGGGTGCTGCCGCTGGTCGGCCCGGTGGTCGACGACGACGGCGGTGGCGGCGACCGCACCCAACTGGTTCCCGAGCTGCCCGATCCGGGTGTGTCGGGCCCCGGTGTCGCGGCGCCGGCCGAAGAGGACGAGTCCGGGCTCCGTTGGCCGTGGCTCGCGCTCGCGGTGCTGGTCCTGCTCGCGGGCACCGTGGGCGCGGTGATCGCGTTCCAGAACAGCCGTGCGATCACCCACGAAGTGCCCGAACTCGTCGGTGGCACGGCGGAAGAGGCGGCCGCGATCGCGATCGAGAACGACTGGGTGCTCGTCCAGCAGGACATCCGCCTCGACGGGACCACCGCGGGTGAGGTGCTCGAAACCGATCCCGTCGCCGGCACCGATCTCGAGGAGGGCGAGTTCTTCGAGATCACCGTGTCGCTCGGCGAGGAGTTGATCTTCGTGCCCAACCTGGTCGGTCAGTCCGAGGACGACGCCGCGGCGCGGCTCGAAGCGGCGAATCTGGTGGTCGGTGACGTCACCTACGAGGAGAGCGAGTCCATCCCGGCCGGCAACGTCATCCGGGTACTGCTCGAGCCGGGCCAGACCGAGGCCGAACCCGGCGAGGCGATCGATCTGGTCGTGTCGGAAGGGCCGATGTCGCGCTCGGTGCCCGAGGTCCCCGAATCCGGCCTGCTCGAGGATGCGCGCACCGCGTTGCTCAACCTGCGCCTGGTGCCGGCGGAACAGACCGAGTTCTCCGCCGACGTGCCCGAGGACCAGGTGATCCGGTTCGAACCGTCGTCGGGAGCCGTCGCCGAGGTCGATGAGGTCGTGACGATCTTCATCTCACTCGGCCCCGAACCGGTCGAGGTCCCGCTGCTGGCGGGCGCCGGCTTCGCCGAAGCCGAACAGGAGCTCCGAGCACTCGGATTCGAGGTCGAGGTCGAGGGCAACACCGCGTTGCCGGTGCTGTTCACGTCGCCGCGGGCGGGCGAGTCGCACCTGCCCGGCACGACGATCACGGTCTACACCGAAGAGCCCTGA
- the gatC gene encoding Asp-tRNA(Asn)/Glu-tRNA(Gln) amidotransferase subunit GatC produces MSERITRDDVEHVARLARLDLSADEIELFTGQLADILEHAADIEALDVGDIPATSHPLPIVNVFRADVVVPSVDRDDVLAQAPAAESGQFRVPPVLGEEP; encoded by the coding sequence ATGTCCGAACGCATCACTCGAGACGACGTCGAGCACGTCGCTCGACTGGCCCGACTCGACCTCAGTGCCGACGAGATCGAGCTCTTCACCGGCCAACTCGCCGACATCCTCGAACACGCGGCCGACATCGAGGCGCTCGACGTCGGCGACATTCCCGCGACGTCGCATCCGCTGCCGATCGTCAACGTGTTCCGCGCCGACGTCGTCGTCCCCTCGGTCGACCGCGACGACGTGCTGGCCCAGGCCCCGGCCGCAGAGTCGGGCCAGTTCCGGGTGCCACCCGTGCTGGGGGAGGAGCCGTGA
- the gatA gene encoding Asp-tRNA(Asn)/Glu-tRNA(Gln) amidotransferase subunit GatA has product MSALEIAAAVRSGERAAVDVLDEHLARIGAGEDEIHAFNLVTADEARAQAEAVDAAVAAGDDPGPLAGVPLALKDNMCTRGIPTTCSSKILDGWHPPYDATVVTRLWEAGAVMVGKTNLDEFAMGSSTENSAFGPTRNPLDLSRVPGGSSGGSAASVAAGFASVAIGSDTGGSIRQPAAFCGVVGMKPTYGAVSRYGLIAFASSLDQIGPFAADVADAAAMFDVIAGHDPLDSTSIAEYRPAATASLGRGVSGLRVGVVRELCGGAGSMPGLSADVVARTDEAVDVLRGAGAIIEEVSVPSCTLGLSAYYLVAPAEASSNLARYDGVRYGLRVDAPTTGEMNTASRTAGFGPEVKRRIMLGTYALSAGYYDAFYGKALKVRTMMMREFAAAYDEVDVLITPTAPTTAFPLGERTADPMAMYVNDVCTIPSNLIGQPAISVPFGVGDDGLPVGVQVMAPALGDALTFQVGAVLEAAGGAR; this is encoded by the coding sequence GTGAGCGCGCTCGAGATCGCCGCGGCCGTGCGCTCGGGCGAGCGCGCCGCCGTCGACGTGCTCGACGAACACCTGGCCCGTATCGGCGCCGGCGAGGACGAGATCCACGCGTTCAACCTGGTCACGGCGGACGAGGCGAGGGCCCAGGCCGAGGCGGTCGACGCGGCAGTGGCGGCGGGCGACGACCCGGGCCCGCTGGCCGGCGTGCCGCTGGCGCTCAAGGACAACATGTGCACGAGGGGCATCCCCACGACATGTTCTTCGAAGATCCTCGACGGGTGGCATCCGCCCTACGACGCCACCGTGGTCACCCGCCTGTGGGAGGCCGGTGCGGTCATGGTCGGCAAGACCAACCTCGACGAGTTCGCCATGGGATCATCGACCGAGAACTCGGCGTTCGGGCCGACCCGCAACCCGCTCGACCTGTCCAGGGTGCCCGGTGGTTCCAGCGGTGGTTCGGCCGCCTCGGTCGCGGCCGGCTTCGCCTCGGTCGCCATCGGCAGCGACACCGGCGGTTCGATTCGACAGCCCGCCGCCTTCTGCGGCGTGGTCGGCATGAAGCCCACCTATGGCGCGGTCAGTCGCTACGGCCTGATCGCCTTCGCCTCGTCGCTCGACCAGATCGGTCCCTTCGCGGCCGATGTCGCCGATGCCGCGGCGATGTTCGACGTGATCGCCGGACACGACCCGCTCGACTCCACGTCGATCGCCGAGTACCGGCCGGCGGCGACGGCGTCACTCGGTCGCGGTGTCTCCGGGTTGCGGGTCGGCGTCGTCCGGGAGCTCTGCGGCGGCGCGGGTTCGATGCCGGGGTTGTCCGCCGACGTCGTCGCCCGTACCGACGAAGCCGTCGACGTGCTCCGAGGCGCCGGGGCGATCATCGAGGAGGTCTCGGTGCCATCGTGCACCCTCGGCCTCAGCGCCTACTACCTGGTCGCGCCGGCCGAGGCGTCGAGCAATCTCGCTCGCTACGACGGTGTCCGCTACGGCCTGCGGGTCGACGCCCCGACCACCGGCGAGATGAACACGGCCAGCCGCACGGCCGGCTTCGGTCCCGAGGTGAAGCGGCGCATCATGCTCGGCACCTACGCCCTGTCGGCCGGCTACTACGACGCGTTCTACGGCAAGGCCCTGAAGGTCCGCACGATGATGATGCGCGAGTTCGCCGCCGCCTACGACGAGGTCGACGTGTTGATCACGCCCACTGCGCCCACCACGGCGTTTCCCCTCGGGGAGCGCACCGCCGACCCGATGGCGATGTACGTCAACGACGTCTGCACGATTCCGTCGAATCTCATCGGGCAACCCGCCATCTCGGTGCCCTTCGGCGTGGGCGACGACGGTCTGCCCGTCGGTGTGCAGGTGATGGCGCCGGCGCTCGGTGATGCGCTCACCTTCCAGGTCGGGGCCGTGCTCGAGGCCGCCGGAGGTGCCCGATGA